A stretch of the uncultured Trichococcus sp. genome encodes the following:
- a CDS encoding ImmA/IrrE family metallo-endopeptidase, translating into MINSRQISEIVAEQYATEFLNDSVGSELFLGSDIEQLLSEKAFVVYQIVDDPEYFGAAVRFLDKHFIAINTNQALRLRYYSAAHELWHLQYESGEIPLAEIPDFDHERAADHFAAAVMLPKRLVEKMIEKLDETNEVSVIRIADISSMPYQAVVRRLQELGKRFPKALSQRTENDWVTARDALDISPSVLDKPNRFIQFSALSREVSRLLTAKEINLEVAANLLKHTDPEQSEAYWKERQNLIEEMDFDDE; encoded by the coding sequence ATGATAAATAGTAGACAAATTTCTGAAATTGTAGCCGAGCAGTATGCAACTGAATTTTTGAACGATTCGGTTGGAAGTGAACTTTTTCTGGGTAGTGACATTGAACAGCTATTATCGGAAAAGGCTTTTGTCGTATACCAGATTGTGGACGATCCCGAATACTTTGGAGCAGCGGTTCGTTTTTTGGATAAGCACTTCATTGCGATCAATACGAACCAAGCCTTGCGATTGAGATATTATAGTGCTGCTCACGAATTATGGCATCTTCAATATGAATCAGGGGAAATTCCGCTTGCGGAAATTCCCGATTTTGATCATGAACGAGCAGCGGACCATTTTGCTGCCGCGGTGATGCTCCCAAAGCGGTTGGTTGAAAAGATGATAGAAAAGTTGGATGAAACTAATGAAGTATCCGTCATAAGGATCGCGGATATTTCTTCTATGCCATATCAAGCTGTGGTTAGAAGATTACAGGAGTTGGGCAAAAGGTTTCCAAAAGCTCTTTCCCAAAGGACCGAAAATGATTGGGTAACCGCGCGGGACGCATTGGACATTTCTCCGAGTGTGCTGGATAAGCCGAATCGTTTTATCCAATTCAGCGCTTTGTCCAGAGAAGTATCCCGATTACTGACAGCAAAAGAAATCAATTTGGAGGTTGCGGCAAACCTGCTGAAGCATACGGACCCAGAACAATCAGAGGCTTATTGGAAGGAAAGGCAAAATTTGATTGAAGAAATGGATTTTGATGATGAATGA
- a CDS encoding helix-turn-helix transcriptional regulator — protein MRSDENTLMNVKNWLAENQRTQAWLADRMGVAPSLISQLFNGERKLQPIHIAKMAEITGKSIVELASSEDVKADELVYSLRGKVTTEDGERGLAQLLLDVEHFAQLAVEQR, from the coding sequence ATGAGAAGTGATGAGAATACGTTGATGAATGTAAAAAATTGGTTGGCGGAAAATCAGCGAACGCAAGCCTGGTTAGCTGATAGAATGGGTGTTGCTCCGTCCTTAATCAGCCAATTGTTTAATGGCGAAAGAAAACTTCAGCCGATCCATATAGCAAAAATGGCAGAAATTACGGGTAAATCGATTGTCGAACTGGCAAGCTCCGAAGACGTTAAAGCAGACGAGTTGGTTTATTCTTTGCGCGGGAAAGTTACCACAGAGGACGGCGAACGCGGCCTGGCACAATTATTGCTTGACGTTGAACATTTTGCTCAACTGGCCGTGGAGCAGAGGTAG
- a CDS encoding helix-turn-helix domain-containing protein produces MTDMTNEIDIFCMGYGTIAKFVMKDTELTAEAKAIYCYIASYAGSGDTAYPSVELMCHDLNFGKERFHKHRKCLIEKGYIVIEKHATPEGKFTNNLYVINKIITTDQTKPTKKATEPAKPLPDFEARGYQPTDPSAMAKHTANKNSVTNNNQKNNSFEEDEDDNKLNITAKNQKNDFNYWREKWIAHFGTQTPYTAHIHEGLQQWVRYFGDEEILSYAFMRAGRYGAKSYAYLDNILRNWWDDGLRTADAIYDRDIAQGY; encoded by the coding sequence ATGACAGATATGACGAACGAGATTGATATTTTTTGTATGGGCTACGGAACGATTGCGAAATTTGTGATGAAGGATACGGAGCTAACGGCTGAAGCTAAGGCGATTTATTGTTACATCGCATCCTATGCAGGGAGCGGCGATACGGCTTATCCGTCTGTGGAGCTGATGTGCCACGATCTGAATTTCGGCAAGGAACGCTTCCATAAGCACAGAAAATGCCTGATCGAAAAAGGCTACATCGTTATTGAAAAGCATGCAACACCTGAAGGAAAGTTCACCAACAATTTGTATGTGATCAATAAAATAATAACAACAGACCAAACTAAACCGACAAAAAAGGCAACGGAGCCCGCAAAGCCGTTGCCTGATTTTGAAGCTAGGGGATACCAGCCGACGGATCCGTCTGCTATGGCGAAACATACCGCTAATAAGAACAGCGTTACAAACAACAATCAAAAAAATAATTCTTTTGAAGAGGATGAAGATGATAATAAATTAAATATAACAGCGAAAAATCAGAAAAACGACTTCAACTACTGGCGCGAAAAATGGATCGCCCATTTTGGAACCCAAACGCCATACACTGCCCATATCCACGAAGGCCTGCAGCAATGGGTCCGGTATTTCGGCGATGAAGAAATCCTGTCGTACGCATTCATGCGGGCCGGCCGCTACGGCGCAAAATCCTACGCCTATCTCGACAACATCCTCCGCAACTGGTGGGACGACGGCCTCCGCACCGCCGACGCCATCTATGATAGGGATATAGCGCAGGGGTATTGA